A part of Anolis sagrei isolate rAnoSag1 chromosome 3, rAnoSag1.mat, whole genome shotgun sequence genomic DNA contains:
- the F7 gene encoding coagulation factor VII, producing the protein MASRHFNILLLGLLLVYPISQAAVFLKHEEASNVLQRNKRANSFFEEFKSGSLERECLEEKCSFEEAREIFKDDKRTMQFWTHYTDPNQCDSNPCQNGGTCSDQFQNYICICPIDYEGRNCEIGPETKLKCIYDNGDCDQYCVDSPTTLRQCFCAEGYRLASDQMSCLPEVEYPCGKIPVLVKKKPSRQGRIVGGYTCPPGECPWQVLLIVDGKEKCGGVLLSPSWVVTAAHCLVHIHYQTLTIRLGEYRVDRVDGGEQERRVAQIIIHENYSSKRVDNDIALLRLNAPVNFTDHVVPICLPPQRFTANILNYIEYSTVSGWGRLLDGGATSVALMQVQVPRVHKTECVRHTNFSITDNMFCAGYLNGTKDSCEGDSGGPHVTEYKDTWFLTGIVSWGRGCAAQGTYGVYTNVVKYIPWINKSMDS; encoded by the exons ATGGCTTCCCGTCACTTCAACATTCTGCTTTTAGGTCTTTTGCTGGTGTATCCGATCTCACAGGCTGCAG TCTTCTTAAAGCACGAGGAAGCAAGCAATGTACTACAAAGGAACAAGAGAGCCAATTCCTTCTTTGAAGAATTCAAATCAGGGTCACTGGAAAGAGAATGCCTTGAAGAGAAGTGTTCATTCGAAGAAGCAAGGGAAATATTCAAGGATGACAAAAGGACA ATGCAATTCTGGACACACTACACAG ATCCTAATCAGTGTGACTCCAATCCTTGCCAGAATGGGGGGACGTGTAGTGACCAGTTCCAGAACTACATTTGTATTTGTCCTATAGATTACGAGGGCAGAAACTGTGAAATTG GTCCAGAAACTAAACTAAAGTGCATTTATGACAATGGTGACTGTGATCAATACTGCGTAGACAGCCCAACTACATTACGGCAGTGTTTTTGTGCAGAAGGGTACAGATTGGCAAGTGACCAAATGTCTTGCCTTCCAGAAG TTGAGTATCCTTGTGGGAAAATACCTGTTCTGGTCAAAAAAAAGCCAAGTCGGCAGGGAAGAATCGTAGGTGGATATACTTGTCCTCCAGGTGAATGTCCATGGCAA gTTCTCCTAATAGTTGATGGGAAAGAGAAATGTGGCGGTGTTCTGCTTTCTCCATCCTGGGTAGTTACAGCAGCCCATTGCTTAGTGCATATACACTACCAAACACTCACAATTAGACTAG GTGAATACAGGGTAGATCGTGTGGATGGAGGTGAACAAGAAAGAAGGGTGGCTCAAATAATCATCCATGAAAATTACTCTTCAAAAAGAGTAGACAACGACATTGCCTTATTGCGATTAAATGCACCGGTTAACTTCACAGATCACGTGGTGCCCATCTGCTTGCCTCCACAACGGTTTACTGCAAATATACTTAACTATATTGAATATTCCACTGTGAGTGGATGGGGACGTCTCTTGGACGGTGGGGCTACTTCAGTTGCACTGATGCAAGTGCAGGTCCCCAGAGTCCATAAAACAGAATGCGTTCGGCACACTAACTTCAGTATTACGGACAACATGTTCTGTGCAGGGTACCTTAATGGAACAAAAGATTCTTGTGAGGGTGACAGTGGGGGACCTCATGTCACCGAGTACAAGGATACCTGGTTTTTAACAGGGATTGTGAGTTGGGGTAGGGGATGTGCAGCACAGGGCACATATGGGGTTTACACAAATGTGGTTAAATATATTCCATGGATAAATAAGAGTATGGATTCCTAA